A single Xylella taiwanensis DNA region contains:
- a CDS encoding pilus assembly protein codes for MKKTVLNAALNRVMAILIGTLAGISGAVQAGVEISQSPLYVGSEVPGNLAIVASVEYPTLVSVANLASTYTQGVRYVGYFDSNKCYQYNYSADERQRYFYPVASPRPKADYSCDTSRGAWAGNFLNWAATQTIDPFRSALTGGYRVRDTTNETILEKADMDRPYQVNYPRRTLEGRNLLAASVPAQWGRFRIRIDGLGNTMRFTQATPAFSNWWQEPLEKDGQFYDPSKHALNWNDNGIYEVSVRVKVCDPLVGLEPNCVAYPSGSYKPEGLIQQYSKRIRYSIFGYKNDDSTVVDGGVLRANQKFVGPKTYYPNEGEKTNPYAEWDAQTGIFYPNPNPADAAATTQRVGRTIAHSGVINYLNRFSQMNTGKSAKGYDPVSELYYTVVRYFKGLGDIPEYSVLTGSVNEKYQQADAFPVITTWDDPIRYACQSNVVLGIGDTHTNFDKNLPGDTNTEGEPAKPQLVRNDTSVDVVKRMAQIFQMEGRSRADALAAARASTFNFHNKNSAYIAALAYDAHTKDMRPDLEGDQFLTTYWVDVVEAEDYKNPVETNQYWLAAKYGGFQVPAGYDPDKTLKALPEATWWSSREYFTDDKNNRTFKRADNFYIAADAEKMVSSLNKAFSRIVAETKGSGTGLSSNGARLETGAVTYQTQFFSGTWRGDLSAYHVDKVTGALTPFWSANANFPAWDRRVIKFSSAATLKDFTKNNLSQTPLASASAAQIDYLRGNRSQEGSGPGKLRVRSGLMGDIVNSQPLYVGAPNPRLYTAARFSGASAYAAFAAVQANRVPVIYVGANDGMLHAFNANNGTEIFAFVPQAAMPRLLEYTDQNYVHQYYVDGELTAADIYDTTLRTWRSVLVGTLGRGGTGVFALDVTDPSNIGVLWDKTSTDISGLGNILNKPMIVQTSDGTWSVLLGNGPNSTADNAQLIVINLLTGQATQIAVSKASSNGLSGVLPWSSQGNGITDRVYAGDLLGTLWRFSLTDRVWKAEPMFNAEYQGKAQPITATPLGAIERSTGRTWIFFGTGRALSSHDLGNKEVQSWYGLIDQGTTIKGRSTLSQVQILDEGEVNHDAVRVVADPGNVGADGWYMDLISPQSGKQGERMIVSNMFRGGVLIGTTRIPDNSNVCKPSGKGFVMAINPFTGGRLRQWFFDLGNTGGAGSGSTLNGNPVSGVGVDSAPNSPVFTGHIMQVGTDDGTVTSLKTPPSSGGHNNMGRVSWREVLRSE; via the coding sequence ATGAAAAAGACTGTTCTCAATGCTGCTTTGAATCGGGTGATGGCGATACTTATCGGTACACTCGCTGGTATAAGCGGTGCGGTGCAGGCGGGAGTGGAGATCTCTCAGTCCCCGTTGTATGTTGGCAGCGAAGTGCCTGGCAATCTTGCCATTGTTGCGTCTGTCGAGTATCCCACGTTGGTCAGTGTGGCTAACCTTGCCAGCACCTACACGCAAGGAGTTAGGTATGTTGGGTACTTCGATTCCAACAAGTGCTACCAATACAATTACAGTGCTGATGAGCGCCAGCGTTACTTCTATCCCGTTGCGTCTCCAAGGCCTAAAGCCGATTACAGTTGCGATACCTCCCGGGGTGCGTGGGCCGGGAATTTTCTGAACTGGGCCGCCACCCAGACGATCGATCCGTTCCGCTCCGCATTGACCGGCGGTTATCGCGTGCGCGACACGACCAACGAGACAATTCTGGAAAAAGCAGACATGGATCGCCCGTATCAGGTGAATTACCCGCGTCGCACGCTCGAAGGCCGGAATTTGCTCGCCGCTTCAGTGCCTGCGCAGTGGGGCAGATTCCGTATCCGCATCGATGGCCTCGGCAACACAATGCGGTTTACTCAGGCGACCCCCGCCTTCTCCAATTGGTGGCAAGAACCTTTAGAGAAGGACGGTCAATTTTACGATCCTTCCAAGCACGCATTGAACTGGAATGATAATGGCATTTACGAAGTCAGCGTCCGGGTCAAGGTGTGTGATCCATTGGTCGGCCTGGAGCCCAACTGTGTGGCCTATCCCAGTGGCTCCTACAAGCCCGAGGGGCTGATCCAGCAATATTCCAAGCGCATCCGATATAGCATTTTCGGTTATAAAAATGATGACAGTACTGTGGTGGACGGAGGCGTGTTGCGTGCCAATCAGAAGTTTGTCGGACCCAAGACCTACTATCCGAATGAAGGCGAGAAAACCAATCCCTATGCGGAATGGGATGCGCAGACCGGCATCTTCTATCCCAATCCCAATCCTGCTGATGCCGCGGCGACCACCCAGCGGGTGGGCCGTACGATCGCTCATTCCGGTGTGATCAACTATTTGAATAGATTTTCTCAGATGAATACCGGTAAGAGCGCAAAAGGGTATGACCCTGTCAGTGAGCTCTACTACACGGTAGTTCGCTATTTCAAAGGGTTGGGCGATATTCCAGAATATTCAGTATTGACCGGTTCGGTAAACGAAAAGTACCAGCAGGCCGATGCCTTCCCGGTGATTACGACCTGGGATGATCCTATCCGTTATGCCTGCCAGAGCAATGTTGTCCTTGGAATTGGTGACACTCACACCAATTTTGACAAGAATCTGCCCGGTGATACCAACACCGAGGGAGAGCCTGCCAAACCGCAATTGGTCAGAAACGATACAAGCGTTGACGTGGTTAAACGTATGGCGCAGATCTTCCAGATGGAGGGCAGGAGCCGGGCTGATGCGCTGGCGGCGGCCCGGGCATCTACTTTCAACTTTCATAATAAAAATTCGGCTTATATTGCAGCGCTGGCTTACGATGCCCATACCAAGGACATGCGTCCTGATCTTGAAGGGGATCAGTTTTTAACGACCTACTGGGTCGACGTGGTGGAGGCTGAGGACTACAAAAATCCAGTAGAAACTAACCAATACTGGTTGGCCGCGAAATATGGCGGATTTCAAGTGCCTGCCGGTTACGATCCGGATAAGACGCTCAAAGCTCTGCCAGAGGCTACCTGGTGGAGTAGCCGCGAGTACTTCACTGACGATAAAAACAATCGTACCTTCAAGCGTGCGGACAATTTCTACATTGCTGCTGACGCAGAAAAGATGGTGTCCAGCCTGAACAAAGCATTCTCGCGGATCGTGGCCGAGACAAAGGGCTCAGGCACCGGATTGTCCAGTAATGGTGCCAGGCTTGAAACCGGCGCCGTCACCTACCAGACACAGTTTTTCAGCGGCACCTGGCGTGGCGATCTGAGCGCCTATCACGTGGACAAAGTGACCGGTGCGCTCACTCCGTTTTGGAGCGCGAACGCGAACTTCCCGGCGTGGGACCGGCGCGTCATCAAGTTTTCTAGTGCCGCCACACTGAAAGACTTCACCAAAAACAACCTAAGCCAAACGCCACTGGCATCGGCCAGTGCCGCGCAGATTGATTACCTGCGCGGTAATCGTAGCCAGGAGGGCAGCGGGCCGGGCAAGCTCCGGGTACGCAGCGGCCTCATGGGGGATATTGTCAACTCCCAGCCGTTGTATGTGGGCGCGCCCAACCCCCGGCTATACACAGCGGCGCGCTTCAGCGGGGCGTCGGCTTATGCAGCGTTCGCCGCCGTGCAGGCCAACCGCGTGCCGGTGATCTACGTGGGGGCCAATGACGGCATGCTGCATGCCTTCAATGCCAATAACGGTACAGAGATCTTTGCCTTTGTCCCTCAAGCGGCGATGCCCAGATTGCTTGAGTACACCGATCAGAACTACGTACACCAGTATTACGTTGATGGGGAGCTGACCGCGGCCGATATTTACGACACGACTTTACGGACGTGGCGTTCGGTGCTGGTGGGGACCCTGGGCCGTGGCGGGACAGGCGTGTTCGCCTTGGATGTGACCGACCCTTCCAATATTGGTGTGCTATGGGACAAAACGTCTACGGACATCAGCGGTCTGGGAAATATCCTAAACAAACCCATGATTGTTCAGACGTCTGATGGGACATGGTCCGTTTTGCTTGGCAATGGTCCCAACAGCACCGCAGACAACGCCCAACTGATCGTGATCAACCTGCTGACTGGCCAAGCAACCCAAATAGCTGTGAGCAAGGCTTCAAGCAATGGACTGTCGGGTGTGCTGCCTTGGTCCAGTCAGGGCAACGGCATCACGGATCGCGTGTATGCCGGGGACCTGCTGGGCACGCTGTGGCGCTTCAGTCTTACCGATCGCGTGTGGAAGGCGGAGCCGATGTTCAATGCCGAGTATCAGGGAAAGGCGCAGCCGATCACCGCAACGCCGCTGGGGGCCATCGAGCGATCCACTGGACGCACGTGGATCTTCTTTGGGACGGGCCGTGCGTTGTCTTCGCATGATCTGGGTAACAAGGAGGTCCAGAGCTGGTATGGCTTGATTGACCAGGGGACGACGATCAAAGGGCGCAGCACGCTCAGCCAGGTGCAGATTCTTGATGAGGGCGAAGTCAATCATGATGCCGTTCGTGTGGTGGCCGATCCTGGCAATGTTGGTGCTGATGGCTGGTACATGGATTTGATCTCGCCGCAGTCCGGCAAGCAGGGAGAACGGATGATCGTATCCAACATGTTCCGTGGAGGGGTGCTGATCGGGACCACCCGAATCCCGGATAACAGCAATGTCTGCAAGCCCAGTGGCAAGGGTTTTGTGATGGCGATTAATCCGTTCACAGGTGGGCGATTGCGTCAATGGTTTTTCGATTTAGGCAACACCGGTGGTGCGGGCAGTGGTAGTACGCTCAATGGCAATCCGGTATCCGGGGTGGGTGTGGACAGTGCGCCGAATAGTCCGGTGTTTACCGGGCACATCATGCAGGTGGGGACTGATGATGGCACGGTCACGTCGCTCAAGACACCGCCTTCCAGCGGTGGCCACAACAACATGGGTCGTGTCTCATGGCGTGAAGTCCTGAGGTCCGAGTAA
- a CDS encoding type IV pilin protein, whose protein sequence is MMPANEMSFMIKNKKQSGFTLIEVMIVVVIVAVLAGIAIANYQGSILRTRRSAAQGCLQQQAQFMERYYTTNMTYAKAAESVPGCDPSLRLNDFYRFTSTVQAMSFTLTATPQGTQTRDNCGTLTLLSTGERTASGGDGCW, encoded by the coding sequence ATGATGCCAGCTAACGAGATGAGCTTCATGATTAAAAATAAGAAGCAAAGCGGTTTCACCTTGATTGAGGTGATGATTGTGGTGGTGATAGTGGCTGTTTTGGCAGGGATCGCCATTGCTAACTACCAAGGGAGCATCCTCAGAACCCGTCGCTCGGCTGCCCAAGGGTGCTTACAACAACAAGCGCAATTTATGGAGCGCTATTACACGACCAATATGACGTATGCCAAGGCGGCGGAGTCCGTGCCAGGATGTGATCCTAGCCTCAGGCTTAATGATTTTTACCGTTTCACGAGTACTGTGCAGGCAATGAGTTTCACGCTGACAGCAACACCCCAAGGAACACAGACTCGAGATAATTGCGGTACCCTCACACTCTTAAGCACAGGGGAGCGTACCGCTTCAGGTGGTGACGGTTGTTGGTGA
- the pyrF gene encoding orotidine-5'-phosphate decarboxylase, with protein MNRAPLSLGIRERLIFALDVPSRAQALEWIDRLGDTISFYKIGMELLASGEYFQVLDDLASRGKRVFVDLKFFDIPATVAGAIRSLSQWPISYCTIHGWHVAMMQAAAEANTGQMHLLAVTVLTSMARPDLAQMGIDREPVEVVIERALAAQMAGLDGVIASGQEAGPIRRAVGSGFSIVCPGIRPNHVANNDQQRTMGIRAAFANGADAIVVGRPIRLANDPPVAAEEIQAEIRAALVESPK; from the coding sequence ATGAACCGCGCACCGTTATCTCTGGGAATTCGTGAACGGTTGATCTTCGCACTGGACGTACCCAGTCGGGCGCAAGCATTAGAGTGGATCGACCGACTTGGCGACACCATCTCTTTCTATAAGATCGGCATGGAATTGTTGGCTTCCGGCGAATATTTTCAGGTACTCGATGACTTGGCCTCGCGTGGCAAGCGCGTATTCGTCGATCTGAAATTCTTCGACATTCCGGCTACGGTCGCAGGAGCCATCCGTAGCCTGTCGCAGTGGCCGATCAGCTACTGCACCATCCATGGCTGGCACGTGGCGATGATGCAAGCAGCTGCTGAAGCCAATACGGGCCAGATGCATTTACTAGCAGTCACCGTGCTGACATCAATGGCACGTCCAGATTTGGCGCAGATGGGTATCGACCGCGAACCCGTCGAAGTCGTGATTGAACGTGCATTGGCCGCCCAAATGGCGGGCCTCGACGGTGTGATTGCTTCTGGTCAGGAAGCGGGACCCATCCGCCGCGCCGTTGGCTCTGGATTTTCGATTGTTTGTCCAGGCATTCGCCCAAACCATGTGGCTAATAACGACCAACAACGCACGATGGGCATCAGGGCTGCTTTCGCCAACGGCGCCGATGCGATCGTGGTGGGCCGTCCGATCCGACTAGCAAACGACCCGCCTGTGGCAGCGGAGGAAATTCAGGCAGAGATCAGAGCTGCACTCGTTGAGTCACCGAAATAA
- a CDS encoding aromatic amino acid transaminase, giving the protein MSFFANVESVPGDPILSLNDAYNTDSRTNKVNLGIGIYYDESGCIPLLRAVQQIEQQLAKNPKPRGYLPIDGLPAYTQATQQLLFGVDSPLLAAGRVATSQTVGGSGALRVGAELLKKVLPHATVAISNPSWENHRALFSAAGFKIEDYTYFDTVSHNVNFTGMLADLAKLQPKTVVLLHGCCHNPTGADLTRDQWKQVVDVLKERQLLPCIDLAYQGFNQGIDADAYAVRLLAEEGISNYVIASSYSKSFSLYSERVGALSIVASNTDQAEAVQSQVKRIIRTIYSSPPAHGAHLVAGVLTSHELRALWEQELTEMRERVHGLRAGLVAQLAALGTPEFDFIQRQAGMFSYSGLSNVQVDRLRDEFGIYAVSNGRICLAALSQNKLEYVAQAVAMVHKG; this is encoded by the coding sequence GTGTCCTTCTTTGCAAATGTGGAATCGGTTCCGGGCGATCCGATTTTGAGTCTGAACGATGCCTATAACACCGACAGCCGTACCAACAAGGTCAACCTGGGTATCGGCATTTATTATGACGAGAGCGGTTGCATCCCTTTGTTGCGTGCTGTCCAGCAGATCGAGCAGCAACTGGCCAAGAACCCGAAACCGCGTGGTTACTTGCCGATCGATGGTTTGCCAGCCTATACCCAGGCCACTCAGCAATTATTGTTTGGCGTCGACTCACCCTTGCTGGCGGCTGGACGTGTAGCCACCTCACAGACTGTTGGCGGCTCCGGGGCTTTACGGGTGGGCGCTGAACTGTTGAAGAAGGTGCTGCCACACGCCACTGTTGCTATCAGCAATCCGAGTTGGGAGAACCATCGTGCGTTGTTCTCTGCGGCTGGCTTCAAGATCGAGGACTACACTTATTTCGATACTGTCAGCCACAACGTGAACTTCACGGGGATGTTGGCTGATCTGGCGAAACTGCAACCAAAGACGGTGGTATTACTTCATGGTTGCTGCCATAACCCAACCGGTGCTGACCTCACCCGGGACCAGTGGAAGCAAGTTGTCGATGTGCTCAAGGAACGTCAACTGCTCCCATGCATCGATCTGGCCTACCAGGGATTCAACCAGGGCATTGATGCTGACGCCTATGCAGTACGTCTGCTTGCCGAAGAAGGTATCAGCAATTACGTCATTGCGAGCTCATACTCCAAGTCGTTCTCGTTGTACAGCGAGCGCGTTGGTGCACTGTCGATCGTTGCTTCAAATACCGATCAAGCCGAAGCGGTGCAGTCACAAGTAAAACGCATCATCCGCACGATTTATTCCAGCCCACCCGCGCACGGTGCCCACTTGGTTGCCGGTGTGCTGACCAGTCACGAACTTCGGGCACTGTGGGAGCAGGAGTTAACCGAGATGCGCGAACGTGTCCACGGGTTGCGTGCGGGCTTAGTTGCTCAATTGGCTGCACTGGGTACGCCGGAGTTTGATTTCATACAACGCCAAGCAGGCATGTTTTCGTACTCAGGGTTGAGCAACGTCCAGGTTGATCGTTTGCGCGACGAGTTCGGGATTTATGCGGTCAGTAACGGACGGATCTGCTTGGCTGCATTGAGTCAGAATAAATTGGAATACGTAGCGCAGGCAGTAGCGATGGTGCATAAAGGCTGA
- the mscL gene encoding large-conductance mechanosensitive channel protein MscL encodes MSIISEFKEFVMRGNVIDLAVAVVIGAAFGKIVTSLVEKIISPFIGLLVGGIDFSKLSLTLKDATVDAAGKEVPAVVIGYGDFLNTVVQFLIIAFAIFIVVKIINQVTRKKPASPETPSEEVLLLRDIRDSLKK; translated from the coding sequence GTGAGTATCATTAGCGAGTTCAAAGAATTTGTAATGCGTGGCAACGTCATCGATCTCGCCGTAGCTGTGGTAATTGGCGCAGCATTCGGAAAAATCGTTACCTCACTCGTCGAGAAAATTATTTCGCCATTCATCGGACTGCTGGTTGGCGGCATCGACTTCTCCAAACTGTCACTCACTTTGAAAGATGCGACAGTGGATGCAGCAGGTAAGGAGGTGCCAGCCGTCGTGATTGGCTACGGTGACTTCCTCAACACAGTTGTGCAATTCCTGATCATTGCCTTTGCGATCTTCATCGTGGTCAAAATAATTAACCAGGTGACACGCAAGAAACCTGCGTCGCCAGAAACACCCAGCGAAGAGGTGCTGCTGCTACGCGACATTCGCGATTCACTAAAAAAGTAA